A window of the Fusarium poae strain DAOMC 252244 chromosome 3, whole genome shotgun sequence genome harbors these coding sequences:
- a CDS encoding hypothetical protein (BUSCO:7299at5125) has product MASEDVGFDISDGFGLQRPSFHIGYHNSNSNEPLTDLQYGHLLNHGLAFATTPVTNTHFRDRVFALVSEHLSTLSNNGEKPTTTATGSRAEPILPPLTTKDTSLFPCAAVNTYTAVISPWIDLGSSNPIISSISRQVLNVEINYANFCGVRSIIIPGPRQDASIDGGNQSLAQYSRAVEEALTIGNRLTFLIQMPMYREPVQESKEVNISSLDVKTPTKTEGKEIDLLAAWDSWHHVRSVCNYNTRLFVSLEIPRVMPEKDLQDRWFAEPLHYLTLTPSTFQTNKAGFPSLSKHHQNLIFSYMRLKNVPWILLRDVGPDVSHLKDGPQVPPTSQDEFPSLSEAETQNQLSKGQDSQVKTNDYISYLRWLEDQQPPFTYLESPTLTSFQDWLQSPLQPLSDNLESATYEVFEGDPVKYSQYEIAVFEALTEWKGLKKPLSKDGKVVVAVAGSGRGPLVTRALKASEDAGVPIDMWAVEKNPNAYVYLLRQNELVWGGNVKVVKTDMRAWKGPVVSEDENGPVYGKVDILISELLGSFGDNELSPECLDGIQHVMSTPHGISIPSSYTAHMSPISTPKIHADILSRVPGDPHAFETPWVVRLFALDFVAERAPNKPRFQEAWEFSHPIPESSLVALEAKRSGGVVGGGGGSMAGAAGANDHNSRYCHLTFVCRTRGVTHGLAGYFESTLYESQIPENKGAKIEISTHPERIDDKSKDMISWFPIFFPLKKPLYFPADTELEVSMWRQTDDTKVWYEWLVEAYTWVGASTRVKVGSSDLCSSRQVACLM; this is encoded by the exons CGAGCCCCTCACTGATTTACAGTATGGCCATCTGCTCAACCATGGT CTGGCCTTTGCTACGACTCCCGTCACAAACACTCACTTCCGAGACCGCGTCTTTGCGCTAGTGTCTGAGCATCTTTCTACTCTCTCCAACAATGGCGAGAAGCCTACCACTACGGCGACTGGTTCACGAGCAGAGCCCATTCTGCCCCCTCTGACCACAAAGGACACGAGTCTGTTTCCCTGCGCTGCTGTTAACACTTACACTGCCGTCATCAGCCCCTGGATCGACCTTGGCTCTTCTAACCCCATCATCTCCAGCATCTCTCGCCAAGTACTCAACGTTGAGATCAACTACGCCAACTTCTGTGGCGTGCGCAGCATCATCATCCCTGGGCCTCGACAGGATGCTTCTATTGATGGCGGAAACCAGAGTCTTGCTCAGTATTCTCGTGCTGTAGAGGAAGCTCTCACCATTGGCAACCGCCTTACCTTTTTGATCCAGATGCCAATGTACCGTGAACCTGTTCAAGAGTCAAAAGAAGTCAATATCTCTTCGCTTGATGTAAAAACTCCTACCAAGACCGAGGGAAAGGAAATCGACCTCCTAGCCGCGTGGGATTCATGGCACCATGTCCGCAGTGTTTGCAACTACAACACTAGACTCTTCGTCT CTCTGGAGATCCCTCGTGTGATGCCTGAGAAGGACCTCCAGGACCGTTGGTTCGCGGAACCCCTGCACTACCTCACTCTTACACCATCCACTTTCCAGACGAACAAGGCTGGCTTCCCTTCGCTGTCCAAGCATCACCAGAATCTCATCTTCTCGTATATGAGATTGAAGAACGTTCCCTGGATCCTTCTTCGCGATGTTGGTCCTGACGTCTCCCACCTCAAGGACGGCCCCCAAGTTCCACCTACCTCCCAGGATGAGTTTCCTAGCCTCTCCGAAGCAGAGACACAGAATCAGTTGTCTAAAGGACAAGATTCCCAAGTCAAGACGAATGACTACATCTCTTATCTCCGATGGCTCGAAGACCAACAGCCCCCATTCACTTACCTCGAGAGCCCTACCCTGACCAGCTTCCAGGACTGGCTGCAGTCACCTCTCCAGCCTCTATCCGACAACCTTGAGTCAGCTACGTACGAAGTTTTCGAAGGAGATCCCGTCAAGTATAGCCAGTACGAGATTGCTGTGTTTGAGGCTCTTACAGAGTGGAAGGGGCTGAAGAAGCCTCTCTCCAAAGACGGCAAGGTTGTTGTTGCAGTTGCTGGTTCTGGCCGTGGTCCACTGGTTACTCGAGCCCTCAAGGCATCTGAAGATGCTGGAGTACCGATCGATATGTGGGCCGTTGAAAAGAACCCCAACGCCTATGTCTATCTTTTGCGCCAAAATGAACTCGTCTGGGGCGGTAATGTTAAGGTCGTCAAGACTGATATGCGAGCTTGGAAGGGTCCTGTCGTTTCTGAAGACGAGAATGGACCTGTATATGGCAAGGTTGATATTCTCATCTCTGAACTTCTCGGATCTTTTGGAGATAACGAGCTGTCACCTGAGTGTCTCGATGGTATCCAGCACGTCATGTCCACCCCCCACGGCATCTCGATTCCCAGTAGCTACACCGCTCACATGAGTCCTATCTCAACACCCAAGATTCATGCCGATATCCTCTCACGAGTGCCCGGAGACCCTCACGCCTTCGAGACTCCTTGGGTTGTCCGGCTTTTCGCTCTTGACTTCGTCGCTGAGCGAGCACCCAACAAGCCTCGATTCCAAGAAGCTTGGGAGTTCTCGCACCCTATTCCTGAATCGTCGCTCGTCGCCCTTGAGGCGAAGCGATCGGGTGGTGTTGTTGGCGGTGGCGGTGGCAGCATGGCTGGTGCTGCTGGTGCTAACGATCACAACTCAAGGTATTGCCATCTTACGTTCGTTTGTAGAACAAGGGGCGTTACCCACGGTTTGGCTGGTTACTTTGAGTCGACGTTGTATGAGTCTCAGATTCCTGAGAACAAGGGCGCGAAGATTGAGATTAGCACACACCCCGAACGTATTGATGACAAGAGCAAGGACATGATCTCATGGTTCCCCATCTTCTTCCCCCTCAAG AAACCTCTTTACTTCCCAGCTGATACTGAGCTTGAGGTCAGTATGTGGCGTCAAACAGACGATACAAAGGTGTGGTATGAGTGGCTGGTGGAGGCGTACACCTGGGTTGGAGCGTCTACACGCGTCAAGGTTGGTTCATCAGATCTGTGCAGCAGTCGTCAGGTCGCGTGCTTGATGTAG
- a CDS encoding hypothetical protein (BUSCO:55752at5125) produces the protein MFSATRALRQAAVHAERTPLIKFLGPRTIPSNVDHTPKPHPASGVEKLPESWSGYGNGDAAASHKNFSSYRDHVQQHGPLQKSGFGGTSAASLGSVNPPKGVAFDLSELPARFHRAPLNAAEIEAVESGGAALFG, from the exons ATGTTCTCTGCTACTCGTGCCCTCCGACAGGCTGCTGTCCACGCTGAGCGAACCCCTCTCATCAAGTTTCTCGGTCCCCGAACCATCCCTT CCAACGTCGACCATACCCCCAAGCCTCACCCCGCCTCCGGTGTTGAGAAGCTCCCCGAGTCCTGGTCCGGCTATGGAAACGGCGACGCCGCCGCTTCTCACAAGAACTTCAGCTCCTACCGTGACCACGTCCAGCAGCATGGTCCTCTTCAGAAGTCTGGCTTCGGCGGTACCAGTGCTGCCTCTCTGGGCTCTGTCAACCCTCCCAAGGGTGTTGCCTTTGACCTTTCTGAGCTTCCTGCCCGCTTCCACCGCGCTCCCCTCAACGCTGCCGAGATCGAGGCTGTCGAGTCTGGCGGCGCTGCTCTCTTCGGTTAA